The Streptomyces kanamyceticus DNA segment AGTTCGAGGCCGGGGAAGCGGGCGAACAGGCGGCCCACCGCGACCCGGCCCTCCGTGCGGCCGACCGCCGCGCCCATGCAGTGGTGGATCCCGTGGCTGAACGCCAGGTGCTGGCGGCCCGTGCGACCGCTGTCGAAGCGGTCCGGGTCGGGGAAGCGCTTCGGGTCGCGGCCCGCCGCGCCGAGCAGGATGAGCACCGGCTCGCCCGCCCGAACCTTCCGGCCGCCCAACTCCGTGTCCCGCAGCGGAAAACGCCAGGTCGGGACCTTCACCGGGCCGTCCACGCGCAGGACTTCCTCGATCAGCCGGTCGACGAGCGCGGGCTCCGCGGCGAGCGCGGCCCGCTCGTCGGGGTGGCGAAGGAGTCGCAGCACGGCGTTGCAGATGAGGTACGCGCTGGACTCGTGGCCCGCGAAGAAGAGCTGGTAGACGAGGGAGATCAGCTCGTAGTCGTCCAGCTGTTCCTCGCCGTGCGCGCTCACCAGGGCGCTCACCAGGTCGTCCGTGGGCTCCTCGCGACGGGCCGCGAGGAGCGGGACGAAGTACCCGGCCATGCCGTCGGCGGCTCCGTCGAAGGCGGCATCGTCCTGGAGTTCGGACCGGACGAGCAGCGCGCCCCACTCCTGGAAGCGCGGGCGGTCGGCGGCGGGGATGCCGATGAGCTCGCAGATGACCTCCACCGCGAGGGGCAGTGCGTAGTCGCCGAGGACGTC contains these protein-coding regions:
- a CDS encoding cytochrome P450 family protein, translating into MALDGAPDEAIDLLNPAFMADPGPGYARLHRVDPVTRVRLRPGLNPWLVCGYDEAMEVLSDPLFSVDPASTGDSVRDAIAVGRAEEKTALLGRHLLSVDPPDHTRMRRLMSRALTARRMRALEGPIGGFADALLDKLVNLADGGYEFDVLGDYALPLAVEVICELIGIPAADRPRFQEWGALLVRSELQDDAAFDGAADGMAGYFVPLLAARREEPTDDLVSALVSAHGEEQLDDYELISLVYQLFFAGHESSAYLICNAVLRLLRHPDERAALAAEPALVDRLIEEVLRVDGPVKVPTWRFPLRDTELGGRKVRAGEPVLILLGAAGRDPKRFPDPDRFDSGRTGRQHLAFSHGIHHCMGAAVGRTEGRVAVGRLFARFPGLELAVPAESLRWRDNLMMRGVCELPVRVAG